The following proteins come from a genomic window of Pyxidicoccus sp. MSG2:
- a CDS encoding ribbon-helix-helix domain-containing protein, which translates to MQDGSASPLSPEAPSSPAAAEAQVDARGPEADIVSTHVLVPEEQVQKLRELARRTRIHQSEYLREAVDDLLGKYGRGAAKEEGQS; encoded by the coding sequence ATGCAGGATGGAAGCGCCAGCCCCCTGAGCCCCGAGGCTCCATCGTCGCCGGCGGCCGCCGAGGCGCAAGTCGACGCGCGCGGCCCCGAGGCCGACATCGTCTCCACCCACGTCCTGGTGCCGGAGGAGCAGGTCCAGAAGCTCCGCGAGCTGGCCCGGCGCACCCGCATCCACCAGAGCGAGTACCTCCGCGAAGCCGTGGATGACCTGCTCGGCAAGTACGGCCGCGGCGCCGCCAAGGAGGAAGGCCAGTCATGA
- a CDS encoding TonB-dependent receptor plug domain-containing protein — MHLRPFVLMACCALSGAPLATARAQQPPAVEPPTAPADTQSPGTSEAPARDAATEPETDVEPVIPQTVVTATRSPQSTASQPRAMSVVTREDLSHRPARTTPEALFESEGVFLQKTNHGGGAPIIRGLYGQHVLLLVDGVRLNNGTVRSGPNQYLNTVDPFLVEQLEVVRGPGSVLYGSDALGGVVNVRTFWPRFASEAEPIGAVRAMAGSADTSLQGHLRAGVSLQDTAVAGALSLRDFNDLRGGDLVGVQRYTGYQEGDAALKVRQRLRPGLQLYLQYQGVRQSDAPRLDRSVPGDFRRFSDQVRDFGHARLEQTGAGWLRRGAVEFSVTRQGEQVDRFRVSRDRLERDDVDVWTVGVRAEGEAPPVSALPGAPVPLFGAEVFHDKASSSFGRSALSGAELDFSPRPEDARYPGEPTALAAGVFGLLSSDVARPFSYHAGLRAQLHRVSLPEDGRLAALFPDASVPLPVLPAITQNAVGLAGELGVRQRVAEGVSVLLNLGSGFRAPNIDDYLRLGAEGPGYLVPGRDLHPEQSYTAEVGTRVDRGRVGAQVFYAFTVVDGLVGNVPTLLDGQELNPDGLPYLTRQNRERAVIHALEAAVSVKVLPSVTLATHATYTHTQQKRRDLTAEGEPLILEPLSRTPPLNGLVRATWEPGEVLFLEGSARWALAQDDFSAADLLDIRTCAEVPDCARTPGFIVFSARAGAKLGKRLSAALTLQNLFDATYRTHGSGVDEPGRSAVLALEASL; from the coding sequence ATGCACCTTCGTCCCTTCGTCCTGATGGCGTGCTGTGCCCTGTCCGGCGCGCCCCTTGCCACGGCCCGCGCGCAACAGCCCCCCGCGGTGGAGCCTCCCACCGCGCCGGCTGACACGCAGTCCCCTGGCACATCGGAGGCCCCCGCGCGGGACGCCGCCACCGAGCCGGAGACGGACGTGGAGCCGGTCATTCCCCAGACGGTGGTGACGGCCACGCGGAGTCCCCAGTCGACAGCCAGTCAGCCTCGCGCCATGTCGGTCGTGACGCGCGAGGACCTGTCGCACCGGCCCGCCCGCACCACGCCCGAGGCGCTCTTCGAGTCAGAGGGCGTCTTCCTCCAGAAGACGAACCACGGCGGCGGCGCGCCCATCATCCGCGGCCTGTACGGACAGCACGTGCTGCTGCTGGTGGACGGCGTGCGGCTGAACAACGGCACGGTGCGCTCGGGGCCCAACCAGTACCTCAACACGGTGGACCCGTTCCTCGTGGAGCAGTTGGAGGTGGTTCGCGGACCGGGCTCGGTGCTGTACGGCTCGGACGCGCTGGGCGGCGTCGTCAACGTGCGCACCTTCTGGCCACGCTTCGCGTCGGAGGCCGAGCCCATCGGCGCCGTGCGCGCGATGGCGGGCAGCGCGGACACGAGCCTCCAGGGACACCTGCGCGCGGGCGTGTCGCTCCAGGACACGGCGGTGGCCGGCGCCCTCTCGCTGCGCGACTTCAACGACTTGCGCGGCGGAGACCTCGTGGGCGTGCAGCGGTACACGGGCTACCAGGAAGGGGACGCGGCGCTGAAGGTGCGCCAGCGCCTGCGACCGGGGCTCCAGCTGTACCTCCAGTACCAGGGCGTACGGCAGTCGGACGCGCCGAGGTTGGACCGCTCGGTACCGGGCGACTTCCGGCGCTTCAGCGACCAGGTGCGCGACTTCGGGCACGCGCGGCTGGAGCAGACGGGCGCGGGCTGGCTGCGGCGCGGCGCGGTGGAGTTCAGCGTGACGCGGCAGGGCGAGCAGGTGGACCGCTTCCGCGTGTCGCGCGACAGGCTGGAGCGGGACGACGTGGACGTGTGGACGGTGGGCGTGCGCGCGGAGGGCGAGGCGCCTCCGGTGTCCGCGCTGCCCGGCGCGCCGGTGCCCCTCTTCGGGGCGGAGGTCTTCCACGACAAGGCGTCGAGCTCCTTCGGGCGCAGCGCGCTGTCCGGGGCCGAGCTGGACTTCTCGCCCCGGCCGGAGGACGCGCGCTACCCGGGGGAGCCCACGGCGCTGGCGGCCGGAGTCTTCGGTCTGCTGTCGAGCGACGTGGCGCGTCCGTTCTCGTACCACGCGGGCCTGCGGGCGCAGTTGCACCGCGTGTCGCTGCCCGAGGACGGGCGGCTCGCGGCGCTGTTCCCCGACGCGAGCGTCCCGCTGCCGGTGCTGCCCGCAATCACGCAGAACGCGGTGGGCCTGGCCGGTGAACTGGGCGTGCGGCAGCGGGTGGCGGAGGGCGTCTCGGTGTTGCTCAACCTGGGCTCGGGGTTCCGGGCGCCGAACATCGACGACTACCTGCGGCTGGGCGCGGAGGGCCCGGGCTACCTCGTGCCCGGGCGGGATTTGCACCCCGAGCAGTCCTATACGGCCGAGGTGGGCACGCGCGTGGACCGGGGCCGGGTGGGCGCGCAGGTCTTCTATGCCTTCACGGTGGTGGACGGGCTGGTGGGCAATGTCCCGACGCTGCTGGACGGGCAGGAGCTCAATCCGGACGGGTTGCCGTACCTCACGCGGCAGAACCGCGAGCGGGCGGTCATCCACGCGCTGGAGGCCGCGGTGTCCGTGAAGGTGCTGCCTTCGGTGACGCTGGCGACGCACGCCACGTATACGCACACGCAGCAGAAGCGCAGGGACCTCACGGCGGAGGGCGAGCCGCTCATCCTCGAGCCGCTGTCCCGCACGCCACCGCTCAACGGGTTGGTGCGCGCGACATGGGAGCCGGGAGAGGTGCTCTTCCTGGAGGGGTCCGCGCGCTGGGCGCTGGCGCAGGATGACTTCTCCGCGGCGGACCTGCTGGACATCCGCACCTGCGCGGAGGTGCCGGACTGCGCGCGCACGCCGGGCTTCATCGTCTTCAGCGCGAGGGCGGGGGCGAAGCTGGGCAAGCGCCTGTCGGCGGCGCTCACGCTGCAGAACCTGTTCGATGCGACGTACCGCACCCATGGCTCCGGCGTGGATGAGCCGGGCCGTTCCGCGGTGCTCGCCCTGGAGGCCTCGCTGTGA
- a CDS encoding YncE family protein: MVGTQQVGASRSRWRARAVSLCAAVSLLAAFTAAAQSPSFIEFDSAHVRPLALSPDGTKLFAVNTPDNRLEVFSVTSAGLTLLAEVPVGLEPVSVVARSNTEVWVVNHLSDSVSVVSLSGTPRVVRTLLVGDEPRDIVFAGTNGYAFITTAHRGQHRTDASISSVPGAGDPKLTTPSVGRADVWVFNPASLGTTLGGTPLRIVTLFGDTPRGLAVSPDKKTVYAAIAQSGNQTTTVNLEGVCNGFNESGMCLVFPDTLPWGNNLIPGGLPGPSTNFEGKKAPETGLIVKWNASAGQWQDTLGRNFNNSVRLRLPDKDVFAIDADSLTEKAFYTGVGTTIFNLATNPKSGALYASNSDANNPIRFEGPGVFGGSTVQGNLAKMRITVISGGAVSPRHLNKHIDYSKLAGKPGFDPTAKNHSLSTPTEMVVSSDGTKLYVAAFSSSKVGVFDTGALESNAFDPRTASANYIPVSGGGPSGLVLDEARNRLYVMTRFDNAVKVIDLATKGQVASAPLYNPEPASVVQGRPFLYDATFSSANGESSCASCHIFGDKDELAWDLGNPDDAVTANPIDKRLASSLEIGLFRTFTGHPGSDVNGTGDQNTFHPMKGPMTTQTLRGMTHQGAMHWRGDRANGFFGADAYDEELSFKNFIVAFEGLLGRASMPTEAEMNKFTSFQLQVQLPPSPIRKLDNSLTSAQQAGKDFYFGSRRVDGIAIGADNGFNCNGCHVIDGAQGFFGTDGKSSFEGITQIVKIPHTRNMYTKVGMFGFPDNSFFTHPESGQMGDQIRGFGFTNDGAVDTLFRFFSAVVFTNTSIGGPLVGFQNDTQRRNVEDFMLASDTDLAPIVGQQITLTNTNASAVGARIDLLIARARAPFVSKILGGSTYEADLVAKVALAGRVKGYLYDRAAGTWKPDDGAVNITTTALRALANTAGQEVTFTAVPPGSGTRVAIDRNLDGRLDGQ; the protein is encoded by the coding sequence ATGGTGGGTACCCAGCAAGTGGGCGCGAGCAGGAGCCGCTGGCGCGCTCGCGCTGTTTCGTTGTGCGCCGCGGTGTCGTTGTTGGCCGCATTCACCGCCGCCGCCCAGTCGCCCTCGTTCATCGAGTTCGACAGCGCGCACGTCCGCCCGCTGGCCCTCTCTCCGGACGGGACGAAGCTGTTCGCCGTCAACACGCCGGACAACCGCCTGGAGGTCTTCTCCGTCACCAGCGCCGGACTCACGCTCCTCGCGGAAGTTCCGGTGGGCCTGGAGCCCGTCTCGGTCGTCGCGCGCAGCAACACGGAAGTCTGGGTGGTCAACCACCTCTCGGACAGCGTCAGCGTGGTGAGCCTGAGCGGCACGCCGCGCGTGGTGCGCACGCTGCTCGTCGGCGATGAGCCGCGCGACATCGTCTTCGCCGGCACCAACGGCTACGCGTTCATCACCACCGCGCACCGCGGCCAGCACCGCACCGACGCGTCCATCTCCAGCGTCCCCGGCGCGGGAGACCCGAAGCTCACCACGCCGAGCGTGGGTCGCGCGGACGTCTGGGTCTTCAACCCGGCCTCCCTGGGGACGACGCTCGGCGGCACGCCCCTGCGCATCGTCACGCTCTTCGGCGACACGCCGCGCGGCCTGGCCGTCAGCCCGGACAAGAAGACTGTCTATGCGGCCATCGCCCAGTCCGGCAACCAGACGACCACCGTCAACCTGGAAGGCGTATGCAACGGCTTCAATGAGTCGGGCATGTGTCTCGTCTTCCCCGACACCCTTCCCTGGGGGAACAACCTCATCCCGGGCGGTCTGCCCGGACCGTCCACGAACTTCGAGGGCAAGAAGGCGCCGGAGACCGGCCTCATCGTCAAGTGGAACGCCTCCGCCGGGCAGTGGCAGGACACGCTCGGCCGCAACTTCAACAACAGCGTGCGCCTGCGGCTGCCGGACAAGGACGTCTTCGCCATCGACGCGGACAGCCTGACGGAGAAGGCCTTCTACACGGGCGTGGGCACCACCATCTTCAACCTCGCCACCAACCCGAAGTCGGGCGCCCTCTACGCGTCCAACAGCGACGCCAACAACCCGATCCGCTTCGAGGGCCCGGGTGTGTTCGGCGGCAGCACGGTGCAGGGCAACCTCGCGAAGATGCGCATCACCGTCATCTCCGGTGGCGCCGTCTCCCCGCGCCACCTCAACAAGCACATCGACTACTCGAAGCTGGCCGGGAAGCCCGGCTTCGACCCCACGGCGAAGAACCACAGCCTCTCCACGCCGACGGAGATGGTCGTCTCCAGTGACGGCACGAAGCTGTACGTGGCCGCGTTCAGCTCCAGCAAGGTCGGCGTCTTCGACACGGGCGCGCTGGAGAGCAACGCCTTCGACCCGCGCACCGCGAGCGCCAACTACATCCCCGTCAGCGGCGGCGGCCCCAGCGGCCTCGTGCTGGACGAGGCGCGCAACCGCCTCTACGTGATGACCCGCTTCGACAACGCGGTGAAGGTCATCGACCTCGCCACCAAGGGCCAGGTGGCCTCGGCGCCGCTGTACAACCCGGAGCCCGCCTCCGTCGTGCAGGGCCGCCCGTTCCTCTACGACGCCACCTTCTCGTCGGCCAACGGCGAGTCGTCCTGCGCCAGCTGCCACATCTTCGGCGACAAGGACGAGCTGGCCTGGGACCTGGGCAACCCGGATGACGCCGTGACGGCCAACCCCATCGACAAGCGTCTCGCGAGCAGCCTCGAGATTGGCCTGTTCCGCACGTTCACCGGTCACCCGGGCTCGGATGTCAACGGCACTGGCGACCAGAACACCTTCCACCCGATGAAGGGCCCCATGACGACGCAGACCCTTCGCGGCATGACGCACCAGGGCGCCATGCACTGGCGCGGTGACCGCGCGAACGGCTTCTTCGGCGCCGACGCGTACGACGAGGAGCTGTCGTTCAAGAACTTCATCGTGGCCTTCGAGGGGCTGCTGGGCCGCGCGTCCATGCCAACCGAGGCGGAGATGAACAAGTTCACCAGCTTCCAGCTCCAGGTGCAGCTGCCGCCGAGCCCCATCCGCAAGCTGGACAACTCGCTCACCTCCGCGCAGCAGGCCGGCAAGGACTTCTACTTCGGCAGCCGCCGCGTGGATGGCATCGCGATTGGCGCCGACAACGGCTTCAACTGCAACGGCTGCCATGTCATCGACGGGGCGCAGGGCTTCTTCGGCACGGACGGAAAGTCGAGCTTCGAGGGCATCACCCAGATCGTGAAGATCCCCCACACGCGGAACATGTACACGAAGGTCGGCATGTTCGGCTTCCCGGACAACAGCTTCTTCACGCACCCCGAGTCGGGACAGATGGGAGACCAGATTCGCGGCTTCGGCTTCACGAACGACGGCGCGGTGGACACGCTGTTCCGCTTCTTCAGCGCCGTCGTGTTCACCAACACCAGCATCGGTGGACCGCTGGTGGGCTTCCAGAACGACACCCAGCGCCGCAACGTGGAGGACTTCATGCTGGCGTCCGATACCGACCTGGCGCCCATCGTCGGCCAGCAGATCACGCTCACGAATACCAACGCCTCCGCCGTCGGCGCGCGCATCGACCTGCTGATTGCGCGTGCCCGGGCCCCGTTCGTGTCGAAGATCCTCGGCGGCTCGACGTACGAGGCCGACCTGGTGGCGAAGGTGGCGCTGGCGGGCCGGGTGAAGGGCTACCTGTACGACCGTGCAGCGGGGACGTGGAAGCCGGACGACGGCGCCGTGAACATCACCACCACGGCACTCCGCGCGCTGGCGAACACAGCGGGCCAGGAGGTGACGTTCACCGCCGTCCCGCCGGGCTCCGGTACGCGCGTCGCCATCGACCGGAACCTGGACGGCAGGCTCGACGGCCAGTAG
- a CDS encoding LuxR C-terminal-related transcriptional regulator gives MPSLRNAAGSRRASASAPAGAAEDLAPSGEPHSHLLPTKLSPPQTASVLVTRGAALRKIDQGVSGKLVLVTAPLGSGKTTLLTQWCREARATHLLAWLSLDEQDNAPERFFSYLVGAIRRAAPDFDAYSASEPDHATSVLLRSLWNLGRELVVVLDDFHVLRERSLVRAFSYLLDHSPPHVHWVVSSRHLPELDLAKLKLTEQLVTLDGRDLSLDGEAIRELGQRMCGAALTPEDVDYLRSRTEGWVAGVKLALLSAGEHASVSDALRKAIGSNHDVARYLADAVLREQADEVREFLVLSSVVEHVNGDLCNALMGITHGPALLANLERAQLFIQPLDTEHQWYRYHPLFLDVLRAQLACEFGECVPRLHRAASAWFAEHQLPDEALTHAFASGDRSWCLELTARCVEAWMREGEIASVLHWTAKLTAEEVIRSPALCVGHIACLILSRRFAHATSALQDAQHRLETAHAAADPERERLSKRLTHLTLLHAILSDSAPGAGLELDASPGSEEPDVFMAGAVLAAKAYQALRMNRFDAMRRLALSARETLQGLNNPFLVGYTDSLVALADRAQGKMKDAAERCEESFARASRGRRNPVWVNAATALANARYEQNRLDEAEALCVEVLPLLSQAPVFETFSLAYFMLARIKTIRGKYAEAYRLLDYLHSVLEVSHQTRFLAHVCGEKIRLFLVEQSPARMRVVAQEFELGERMRRGEWSEKRFYDETWERLGLAQAWVLMARGRHGKAHAILETLRASAHDVGYVSRETALLAAIAVCHWRAGDAPAAFAALNRGFALVQRFGFGRSVFDETPGLQEVIVAAATQRKLSYAMPARYTERFQDLLSAGDSVPAEFAAPPSAPLEPLTERELQMLKLLAQGLSNQEISERSNVALSTTKWHLRNVFAKLEVTTRTAAIVKAQERLQRNL, from the coding sequence ATGCCGAGCCTTCGAAACGCAGCGGGGAGCCGTCGTGCGTCAGCGTCAGCCCCGGCGGGCGCGGCGGAGGACCTGGCGCCCTCGGGTGAGCCGCACTCGCATCTGCTGCCGACGAAGCTCTCCCCGCCGCAGACGGCGTCCGTGTTGGTGACGCGGGGCGCCGCGCTGCGGAAGATCGACCAGGGCGTCAGCGGCAAGCTGGTGCTGGTGACGGCGCCGCTCGGCTCGGGCAAGACGACGCTGCTGACGCAGTGGTGCCGGGAAGCGCGCGCGACGCACCTGCTCGCGTGGCTGTCGCTCGACGAGCAGGACAACGCGCCCGAGCGGTTCTTCTCGTACCTGGTCGGGGCGATTCGCCGGGCCGCTCCGGACTTCGACGCGTACAGCGCGAGCGAGCCGGACCACGCGACCTCCGTCCTCTTGCGGAGCCTGTGGAACCTGGGGCGCGAGCTCGTCGTGGTGCTGGACGACTTCCACGTGCTGCGTGAGCGCTCGCTGGTGCGGGCCTTCTCGTACCTGCTCGACCACTCGCCGCCGCACGTGCACTGGGTCGTCTCTTCGCGCCACCTGCCCGAGCTGGACCTGGCGAAGCTGAAGCTCACCGAGCAGCTCGTGACGCTCGACGGGCGCGACTTGAGCCTGGACGGCGAGGCCATCCGCGAGCTGGGCCAGCGCATGTGCGGTGCCGCGCTCACGCCCGAGGACGTCGACTACCTGCGCTCGCGCACGGAAGGGTGGGTCGCCGGCGTGAAGCTGGCGCTGCTGTCGGCGGGTGAGCACGCGAGCGTGAGCGATGCGCTGCGCAAGGCCATCGGCTCCAACCACGATGTGGCGAGGTACCTCGCGGACGCGGTGCTGCGCGAGCAGGCCGACGAGGTGCGCGAGTTCCTGGTGCTCAGCTCGGTGGTGGAGCACGTCAACGGCGATCTGTGCAACGCGCTGATGGGCATCACCCACGGCCCGGCGCTGCTGGCGAACCTGGAGCGGGCGCAGTTGTTCATCCAGCCGCTCGACACCGAGCACCAGTGGTACCGCTATCATCCGCTGTTCCTCGACGTGCTGCGGGCCCAGCTCGCGTGCGAATTCGGAGAGTGTGTGCCCCGGCTGCACCGCGCGGCGAGCGCGTGGTTCGCCGAGCACCAGTTGCCGGACGAGGCGCTGACGCACGCGTTCGCCTCGGGAGACAGGAGCTGGTGTCTCGAGCTCACCGCGCGCTGCGTGGAGGCGTGGATGCGCGAGGGCGAGATTGCCTCCGTGCTCCACTGGACGGCGAAGCTGACGGCGGAGGAGGTCATCCGCTCGCCGGCCCTCTGCGTGGGGCACATCGCGTGTCTCATCCTGTCCCGTCGCTTCGCGCATGCGACGTCGGCGCTGCAGGACGCGCAGCACCGCCTCGAGACGGCCCACGCGGCGGCGGACCCGGAGCGCGAGCGACTGTCGAAGCGGCTCACCCACCTCACGCTGCTCCACGCCATCCTGTCCGACTCGGCCCCGGGCGCTGGCCTCGAGCTGGATGCGTCGCCGGGCTCCGAGGAACCGGACGTCTTCATGGCGGGCGCGGTGCTGGCGGCGAAGGCCTACCAGGCGCTCCGGATGAACCGGTTCGATGCGATGCGCCGGCTCGCGCTGAGCGCGCGGGAGACGCTGCAGGGGCTCAACAATCCCTTCCTGGTCGGCTACACGGACTCCCTCGTCGCGCTGGCGGACCGGGCGCAGGGGAAGATGAAGGACGCTGCGGAGCGGTGCGAGGAGTCCTTCGCGCGCGCGAGCCGCGGGCGGCGCAACCCGGTGTGGGTGAACGCGGCGACGGCGCTGGCCAACGCCCGCTACGAGCAGAACCGGCTCGACGAGGCCGAGGCGCTCTGCGTCGAGGTGCTCCCGCTGCTGTCGCAGGCGCCCGTGTTCGAGACGTTCTCGCTCGCCTACTTCATGCTGGCCCGCATCAAGACGATTCGCGGGAAGTACGCGGAGGCCTACCGGCTCCTGGACTACCTCCACAGCGTCCTCGAGGTCAGTCACCAGACGCGCTTCCTCGCCCATGTCTGCGGCGAGAAGATCCGCCTCTTCCTGGTGGAGCAGTCGCCCGCGCGGATGCGGGTCGTCGCACAGGAGTTCGAGCTGGGCGAGCGGATGCGGCGGGGGGAGTGGAGCGAGAAGCGCTTCTACGACGAGACGTGGGAGCGGCTCGGGCTGGCGCAGGCCTGGGTGCTGATGGCGCGCGGGCGGCACGGCAAGGCGCACGCGATTCTGGAGACGCTGCGCGCCAGCGCGCATGACGTGGGCTACGTGTCCCGCGAGACGGCGCTGCTGGCGGCGATTGCGGTGTGCCACTGGCGGGCGGGAGACGCACCGGCGGCCTTCGCCGCGTTGAACCGCGGCTTCGCGCTGGTGCAGCGGTTCGGCTTCGGGCGCAGCGTGTTCGATGAGACGCCGGGCCTGCAGGAGGTCATCGTCGCGGCCGCCACCCAGCGGAAGCTGAGCTACGCGATGCCGGCCCGGTACACCGAGCGATTCCAGGACCTGCTGTCGGCGGGGGACAGCGTGCCGGCCGAGTTCGCGGCTCCCCCCAGCGCGCCCCTGGAGCCGCTCACGGAGCGCGAGCTGCAGATGCTCAAGCTGCTCGCGCAGGGGCTGAGCAACCAGGAGATCAGCGAGCGCTCCAACGTGGCGCTCTCCACGACCAAGTGGCACCTGCGGAACGTGTTCGCCAAGCTGGAGGTGACGACGCGCACCGCGGCCATCGTGAAGGCCCAGGAGCGGCTGCAGCGGAACCTGTGA
- a CDS encoding TolC family protein produces the protein MSTFKRSGGPVPRGALAAGAAVWLWGNVAAADERPREAQAEALARQAHQPSEGEPFAQAPVLERAEVVRQVLARNPSLEAARAAWQSALAREPQETALEDPMLSYSIAPLSIVGREQFGQTLELSQQLPFPGKRGLRGEMALAEANAMKEDLDELRLRLALTASNLFDDFFVAHRAMAITDEHVRLLEQLKKSAEAQYVSGRASQQDALQAEVELSDVLREKVALESERERLRAQLNGLLHRPPQAPLPPPPDDLAVPAEEPGPSETLQELALGQRPELDGLRARLGGREAAVRLAQRDYYPDLRVMGSYNSMWMDTSHQFMAGVSINVPLNLSRRRAAVREAEANLQRLRVEERHLINDIRVEVEQARTRLVEALRIVALFRERLVPAARDQVAAARASFESGRGGFPSLIDAERKLRSVELRSQMALADVQRRQAELDRATGQVPGLPTEGASR, from the coding sequence ATGTCGACTTTCAAGAGAAGTGGGGGCCCCGTTCCGCGGGGTGCCCTGGCCGCCGGTGCTGCCGTGTGGCTCTGGGGGAATGTCGCTGCCGCCGATGAGCGCCCACGTGAAGCGCAGGCGGAAGCGCTCGCGCGGCAAGCCCACCAGCCCTCCGAAGGCGAGCCCTTCGCCCAGGCACCGGTGTTGGAGCGCGCCGAGGTCGTCCGGCAGGTGCTCGCCCGGAATCCCTCGCTGGAGGCAGCACGGGCGGCCTGGCAATCGGCCCTCGCCCGCGAGCCTCAGGAGACCGCGCTGGAGGACCCGATGCTCTCCTACAGCATCGCGCCTCTGAGCATCGTGGGCAGGGAGCAATTCGGACAGACGCTGGAGCTGAGCCAGCAGCTTCCCTTTCCCGGCAAGCGGGGACTGCGAGGCGAGATGGCGCTGGCCGAGGCCAACGCCATGAAGGAAGACCTGGACGAGCTGCGGCTGCGTCTGGCCCTCACGGCCTCCAACCTCTTCGATGATTTCTTCGTCGCGCATCGGGCAATGGCCATCACCGACGAGCACGTTCGGCTGCTCGAACAGCTCAAGAAGAGCGCCGAGGCCCAGTACGTGTCGGGCCGCGCCTCGCAACAGGATGCGCTTCAGGCCGAGGTGGAGCTGAGTGACGTGCTCCGCGAGAAGGTGGCGCTCGAATCGGAACGTGAGCGTCTGCGGGCGCAGCTCAACGGCCTGCTGCACCGCCCACCCCAGGCGCCGCTACCGCCACCACCGGATGACCTCGCCGTGCCTGCCGAGGAGCCAGGTCCGAGCGAAACGCTCCAGGAACTCGCGCTAGGCCAGCGACCGGAGCTGGACGGCCTTCGAGCCCGCCTCGGTGGACGCGAGGCGGCTGTTCGTCTCGCCCAGCGCGACTACTACCCGGACCTGCGGGTGATGGGCTCATACAACTCCATGTGGATGGACACGTCCCACCAGTTCATGGCGGGCGTCTCCATCAACGTCCCGCTCAACTTGAGTAGGCGAAGGGCAGCCGTGCGGGAGGCGGAGGCGAACCTCCAGCGCCTGCGCGTCGAGGAACGGCACCTCATCAACGACATCCGCGTCGAAGTGGAACAGGCGCGTACGCGCCTCGTGGAAGCTCTCAGGATTGTGGCCCTCTTCCGCGAGCGCCTCGTCCCAGCAGCCCGTGACCAGGTGGCTGCCGCCCGCGCCAGCTTCGAGAGCGGGAGGGGCGGCTTCCCATCCCTCATCGATGCCGAACGCAAGCTGCGAAGTGTGGAGCTGCGCTCCCAGATGGCCCTGGCGGACGTGCAGCGCCGACAGGCGGAACTCGACCGGGCCACGGGTCAGGTCCCCGGACTCCCCACAGAAGGAGCTTCACGATGA